In candidate division KSB1 bacterium, a single window of DNA contains:
- a CDS encoding FAD-binding protein, whose translation MGHLSSQIEAMKSNYTVVVIGSGYGGGISASRLARAGQKVCVLERGKEFLPGEFPDTLPEATAELQVDIPDKHIGSKTGLFDFHVNDDINVLVGCGLGGTSLINANVVIESDPRVFKNPAWPKALIGDLKDGIKKGYAHAREMLNPQPYPKNFPKLKKLEAHEKSGKFMKENFYRPPIAVTFDKTKDDINHVGVKQTPCILCGDCVSGCNHTSKNTVQTNYLPDAWNHGVEIFTEVSVRYVEKQGGKWLVH comes from the coding sequence ATGGGACACTTATCCTCACAAATCGAAGCTATGAAAAGCAACTATACGGTTGTGGTTATTGGCTCAGGGTACGGTGGCGGCATTTCCGCGTCTCGCTTGGCGCGTGCCGGTCAGAAAGTTTGTGTGCTGGAGCGGGGCAAAGAGTTTCTTCCCGGTGAATTTCCCGATACACTGCCTGAGGCAACTGCAGAGCTGCAAGTCGATATACCCGACAAACACATCGGTTCAAAAACCGGACTTTTTGATTTTCATGTAAACGACGATATCAACGTTTTAGTAGGTTGTGGCCTAGGCGGTACCTCCCTCATCAATGCCAACGTCGTTATTGAGTCCGACCCGCGGGTTTTCAAGAACCCGGCATGGCCAAAGGCACTAATTGGCGATCTCAAAGACGGCATAAAAAAGGGGTATGCTCACGCTAGAGAAATGCTGAATCCTCAACCTTATCCCAAAAACTTTCCAAAACTGAAAAAATTAGAGGCACATGAAAAGTCCGGTAAATTCATGAAAGAAAATTTTTACCGGCCGCCTATTGCAGTGACATTCGACAAAACTAAAGATGACATAAATCATGTCGGGGTCAAGCAAACGCCCTGTATCCTGTGCGGGGACTGTGTCAGCGGTTGCAACCACACCTCCAAAAACACGGTGCAGACGAACTATTTACCCGACGCCTGGAATCACGGTGTAGAGATTTTTACCGAAGTCAGTGTCCGCTATGTCGAAAAGCAAGGTGGGAAATGGCTGGTGCACT